A region from the Excalfactoria chinensis isolate bCotChi1 chromosome 11, bCotChi1.hap2, whole genome shotgun sequence genome encodes:
- the BCAR1 gene encoding breast cancer anti-estrogen resistance protein 1 isoform X1, with translation MTPDPSRRGAVLQNVLAKALYDNVAESPDELSFRKGDIMTVLERNTQGLDGWWLCSLHGRQGIVPGNRLKILVGMYDKKQQQQQQQQAAGPGQGQAPPVPQPTLPYHHQGGYSPLSPASQYTAMHPSYVPQGDNVYLMPVPGKGQQGLYSGSAPAGQFPPAPAKQPPAFPKQTPPHAFPSAGQEIYQVPPSLSQAADAYPVSSASPPQEIYQVPPSVAQAQDIYQVPPSLDARSWEGPKPSGKVLLPTRVGQAYVYDAPKGEQDEYDFPRHLLSSGSQEIYDVPPARGALPSQQVYDTPPMAVKGPNGQDPGQEIYDVPPSVEKNLHQTVYDVPPSVSKDVPDGPVREETYDVPPAFAKQKAFEPSRHPPVLTQQEPYLPEDVYDVPPAAGKAAPEPSLSHEIYDVPPSLKKLGGSAFPLQEVYDVPRDLHAPGKGSMDTEGEYIYDVPPQVDREAKAADTKRLSASSTGSTRSNISTSSLDTVPVKEPAKGAGREFSLDLDAAMEMLAKLQLGVSGAVSCLMSFISTNWRSPEHMETNAAGIRLAAEGVQTALRELLEFARGAVSNAAQASDRSLYAKLSKQLQKMEEVYQALGRHSQALDACHWAPSALVAGKPGTDDLELFVMYSRGVPDDTKQLASFLHGNASLLFKRTKPAPEGNGHGPTHPSDKASSIQSRPLPSPPKLLAQESPEGPYENHESGWMEDYDYVHLQGKEEFEKTQKELLEKGNIIRQSKDQLEHQQLKQFERLEQEVTRPIDNDLSNWSPPQHYGPVRGGGALCAADHQLLLFYLEQCEANLTTLTNAIDAFFTAVSTNQPPKIFVAHSKFIILSAHKLVFIGDTLSRQAKAQDVRHKVTHYSNLLCEMLKEIVVSTKAAALHYPSPAASKDMVERVKDLANSTQQFRMVLGQLAAM, from the exons ATGACCCCCGACCCGTCCCGGCGCGGGGCTGTCTTGCAGAACGTGCTGGCCAAAGCGCTGTACGACAATGTGGCCGAGTCTCCGGACGAGCTCTCCTTCCGCAAAGGCGACATCATGACGGTGCTGGAGCGCAACACGCAGGGCCTGGACGGCTGGTGGCTCTGCTCGCTGCACGGCCGGCAGGGCATCGTGCCGGGGAACCGCCTCAAGATCCTGGTGGGGATGTACgacaagaagcagcagcagcagcagcagcagcaggcggccgggccggggcaGGGCCAGGCACCGCCAGTGCCGCAGCCCACGTTGCCGTACCACCACCAAGGGGGGTACAGCCCGCTGTCGCCCGCCTCGCAGTACACCGCCATGCACCCCTCCTACGTGCCCCAAGGGGACAACGTCTACTTGATGCCGGTTCCCGGCAAGGGCCAGCAGGGCCTGTATTCAGGCTCTGCACCCGCTGGACAGTTTCCCCCGGCTCCGGCCAAGCAGCCTCCAGCCTTCCCGAAGCAAACGCCGCCCCACGCCTTCCCCAGCGCCGGGCAGGAGATCTACCAGGTGCCGCCGTCCCTGAGCCAGGCGGCGGACGCGTACCCTGTGAGCTCGGCCAGCCCCCCCCAGGAGATATACCAGGTTCCTCCCTCGGTGGCTCAGGCTCAAGACATCTACCAAGTGCCCCCGTCTTTGGATGCGAGGAGCTGGGAAGGGCCCAAGCCCTCTGGAAAG gtgctgctgcccacccGCGTGGGGCAGGCGTACGTCTATGACGCCCCCAAGGGTGAGCAGGATGAATACGATTTTCCCCGCCACCTGCTCTCCTCGGGCTCCCAGGAGATCTACGATGTGCCGCCCGCGCGCGGTGCGCTACCCAGCCAG CAGGTCTATGACACTCCCCCCATGGCAGTCAAGGGTCCCAATGGGCAGGACCCAGGGCAGGAGATCTACGACGTGCCCCCCAGCGTGGAGAAGAACCTGCACCAAACC GTATATGACGTGCCGCCCTCCGTCAGCAAGGACGTGCCAGACGGCCCCGTGCGGGAGGAGACGTACGACGTGCCCCCCGCCTTCGCCAAGCAGAAAGCCTTTGAGCCCTCCCGCCACCCCCCGGTGCTCACCCAGCAGGAGCCCTACCTGCCGGAGGATGTCTATGACGTGCCGCCGGCGGCCGGGAAAGCCGCCCCCGAGCCCTCGCTGTCCCACGAGATCTACGACGTGCCTCCCAGCCTCAAGAAGCTGGGGGGGTCAGCCTTCCCCTTGCAGGAGGTGTACGACGTGCCGCGGGACCTGCACGCCCCCGGCAAGGGCTCAATGGACACGGAGGGTGAGTACATCTACGATGTCCCACCGCAGGTGGACCGCGAGGCCAAGGCGGCTGACACCAAGCGTCTCTCGGCCTCCAGCACGGGCAGCACCCGCAGCAACATCTCCACCTCCTCGCTGGACACTGTGCCCGTAAAGGAGCCGGCCAAAGGGGCCGGCAGGGAGTTTTCCCTGGACTTGGATGCTGCCATGGAGATGCTGGCCAAGCTCCAGCTCGGCGTCAGCGGTGCCGTCTCCTGCCTCATGTCCTTCATCAGCACCAACTGGCGCAGCCCCGAGCACATGGAGACCAACGCTGCCGGCATCCGCCTGGCGGCTGAGGGCGTGCAGACGGCCCTccgggagctgctggagtttgCCCGGGGGGCGGTGAGCAATGCTGCCCAGGCCTCGGACCGCTCGCTGTACGCCAAGCTcagcaagcagctgcagaagatgGAGGAGGTCTACCAGGCCCTGGGGCGGCACAGCCAAGCGCTGGATGCGTGCCACTGGGCTCCCAGCGCCTTGGTGGCTGGCAAACCGGGCACGGACGACTTGGAGCTGTTCGTCATGTACTCGCGTGGCGTGCCCGATGACACCAAGCAGCTTGCCTCCTTCCTGCACGGCAACGCTTCTCTGCTCTTCAAACGGACAAAGCCGGCGCCCGAAGGCAATGGCCACGGGCCCACACACCCCTCTGACAAGGCCAGCAGCATCCAGTCACGGCCCCTGCCCTCCCCGCccaagctgctggcacaggagTCCCCCGAGGGCCCCTACGAGAACCACGAGAGCGGCTGGATGGAGGACTACGACTACGTGCACCTCCAG ggCAAGGAGGAGTTTGAGAAGAcgcagaaggagctgctggagaaaggcAACATTATCCGGCAGAGCAAGGACCAGCTGGAGCACCAGCAG CTGAAGCAGTTTGAGCggctggagcaggaggtgaCGCGCCCCATTGACAACGACCTGTCCAACTGGAGCCCTCCCCAGCACTACGGCCCTGTGCGGGGCGGTGGTGCCCTGTGTGCCGCCGACCACCAGCTGCTCCTCTTCTACCTGGAGCAGTGTGAGGCCAACCTCACCACGCTCACCAACGCCATCGACGCCTTCTTCACTGCCGTCAGCACCAACCAGCCCCCAAAAATCTTCGTGGCCCACAGCAAGTTCATCATCCTCAGCGCCCACAAGCTCGTCTTCATCGGCGACACGCTGTCCCGCCAGGCCAAGGCGCAGGACGTGCGGCACAAGGTGACACATTACAGCAACCTCCTGTGTGAGATGCTCAAGGAGATCGTGGTGAGCACCAAAGCGGCCGCGCTGCACTACCCGTCGCCCGCCGCCTCCAAGGACATGGTGGAGCGCGTCAAGGACCTCGCCAACAGCACGCAGCAGTTCAGGATGGTGCTGGGCCAGCTGGCTGCCATGTGA
- the BCAR1 gene encoding breast cancer anti-estrogen resistance protein 1 isoform X2 yields the protein MNYLNVLAKALYDNVAESPDELSFRKGDIMTVLERNTQGLDGWWLCSLHGRQGIVPGNRLKILVGMYDKKQQQQQQQQAAGPGQGQAPPVPQPTLPYHHQGGYSPLSPASQYTAMHPSYVPQGDNVYLMPVPGKGQQGLYSGSAPAGQFPPAPAKQPPAFPKQTPPHAFPSAGQEIYQVPPSLSQAADAYPVSSASPPQEIYQVPPSVAQAQDIYQVPPSLDARSWEGPKPSGKVLLPTRVGQAYVYDAPKGEQDEYDFPRHLLSSGSQEIYDVPPARGALPSQQVYDTPPMAVKGPNGQDPGQEIYDVPPSVEKNLHQTVYDVPPSVSKDVPDGPVREETYDVPPAFAKQKAFEPSRHPPVLTQQEPYLPEDVYDVPPAAGKAAPEPSLSHEIYDVPPSLKKLGGSAFPLQEVYDVPRDLHAPGKGSMDTEGEYIYDVPPQVDREAKAADTKRLSASSTGSTRSNISTSSLDTVPVKEPAKGAGREFSLDLDAAMEMLAKLQLGVSGAVSCLMSFISTNWRSPEHMETNAAGIRLAAEGVQTALRELLEFARGAVSNAAQASDRSLYAKLSKQLQKMEEVYQALGRHSQALDACHWAPSALVAGKPGTDDLELFVMYSRGVPDDTKQLASFLHGNASLLFKRTKPAPEGNGHGPTHPSDKASSIQSRPLPSPPKLLAQESPEGPYENHESGWMEDYDYVHLQGKEEFEKTQKELLEKGNIIRQSKDQLEHQQLKQFERLEQEVTRPIDNDLSNWSPPQHYGPVRGGGALCAADHQLLLFYLEQCEANLTTLTNAIDAFFTAVSTNQPPKIFVAHSKFIILSAHKLVFIGDTLSRQAKAQDVRHKVTHYSNLLCEMLKEIVVSTKAAALHYPSPAASKDMVERVKDLANSTQQFRMVLGQLAAM from the exons ATGAACTACCTG AACGTGCTGGCCAAAGCGCTGTACGACAATGTGGCCGAGTCTCCGGACGAGCTCTCCTTCCGCAAAGGCGACATCATGACGGTGCTGGAGCGCAACACGCAGGGCCTGGACGGCTGGTGGCTCTGCTCGCTGCACGGCCGGCAGGGCATCGTGCCGGGGAACCGCCTCAAGATCCTGGTGGGGATGTACgacaagaagcagcagcagcagcagcagcagcaggcggccgggccggggcaGGGCCAGGCACCGCCAGTGCCGCAGCCCACGTTGCCGTACCACCACCAAGGGGGGTACAGCCCGCTGTCGCCCGCCTCGCAGTACACCGCCATGCACCCCTCCTACGTGCCCCAAGGGGACAACGTCTACTTGATGCCGGTTCCCGGCAAGGGCCAGCAGGGCCTGTATTCAGGCTCTGCACCCGCTGGACAGTTTCCCCCGGCTCCGGCCAAGCAGCCTCCAGCCTTCCCGAAGCAAACGCCGCCCCACGCCTTCCCCAGCGCCGGGCAGGAGATCTACCAGGTGCCGCCGTCCCTGAGCCAGGCGGCGGACGCGTACCCTGTGAGCTCGGCCAGCCCCCCCCAGGAGATATACCAGGTTCCTCCCTCGGTGGCTCAGGCTCAAGACATCTACCAAGTGCCCCCGTCTTTGGATGCGAGGAGCTGGGAAGGGCCCAAGCCCTCTGGAAAG gtgctgctgcccacccGCGTGGGGCAGGCGTACGTCTATGACGCCCCCAAGGGTGAGCAGGATGAATACGATTTTCCCCGCCACCTGCTCTCCTCGGGCTCCCAGGAGATCTACGATGTGCCGCCCGCGCGCGGTGCGCTACCCAGCCAG CAGGTCTATGACACTCCCCCCATGGCAGTCAAGGGTCCCAATGGGCAGGACCCAGGGCAGGAGATCTACGACGTGCCCCCCAGCGTGGAGAAGAACCTGCACCAAACC GTATATGACGTGCCGCCCTCCGTCAGCAAGGACGTGCCAGACGGCCCCGTGCGGGAGGAGACGTACGACGTGCCCCCCGCCTTCGCCAAGCAGAAAGCCTTTGAGCCCTCCCGCCACCCCCCGGTGCTCACCCAGCAGGAGCCCTACCTGCCGGAGGATGTCTATGACGTGCCGCCGGCGGCCGGGAAAGCCGCCCCCGAGCCCTCGCTGTCCCACGAGATCTACGACGTGCCTCCCAGCCTCAAGAAGCTGGGGGGGTCAGCCTTCCCCTTGCAGGAGGTGTACGACGTGCCGCGGGACCTGCACGCCCCCGGCAAGGGCTCAATGGACACGGAGGGTGAGTACATCTACGATGTCCCACCGCAGGTGGACCGCGAGGCCAAGGCGGCTGACACCAAGCGTCTCTCGGCCTCCAGCACGGGCAGCACCCGCAGCAACATCTCCACCTCCTCGCTGGACACTGTGCCCGTAAAGGAGCCGGCCAAAGGGGCCGGCAGGGAGTTTTCCCTGGACTTGGATGCTGCCATGGAGATGCTGGCCAAGCTCCAGCTCGGCGTCAGCGGTGCCGTCTCCTGCCTCATGTCCTTCATCAGCACCAACTGGCGCAGCCCCGAGCACATGGAGACCAACGCTGCCGGCATCCGCCTGGCGGCTGAGGGCGTGCAGACGGCCCTccgggagctgctggagtttgCCCGGGGGGCGGTGAGCAATGCTGCCCAGGCCTCGGACCGCTCGCTGTACGCCAAGCTcagcaagcagctgcagaagatgGAGGAGGTCTACCAGGCCCTGGGGCGGCACAGCCAAGCGCTGGATGCGTGCCACTGGGCTCCCAGCGCCTTGGTGGCTGGCAAACCGGGCACGGACGACTTGGAGCTGTTCGTCATGTACTCGCGTGGCGTGCCCGATGACACCAAGCAGCTTGCCTCCTTCCTGCACGGCAACGCTTCTCTGCTCTTCAAACGGACAAAGCCGGCGCCCGAAGGCAATGGCCACGGGCCCACACACCCCTCTGACAAGGCCAGCAGCATCCAGTCACGGCCCCTGCCCTCCCCGCccaagctgctggcacaggagTCCCCCGAGGGCCCCTACGAGAACCACGAGAGCGGCTGGATGGAGGACTACGACTACGTGCACCTCCAG ggCAAGGAGGAGTTTGAGAAGAcgcagaaggagctgctggagaaaggcAACATTATCCGGCAGAGCAAGGACCAGCTGGAGCACCAGCAG CTGAAGCAGTTTGAGCggctggagcaggaggtgaCGCGCCCCATTGACAACGACCTGTCCAACTGGAGCCCTCCCCAGCACTACGGCCCTGTGCGGGGCGGTGGTGCCCTGTGTGCCGCCGACCACCAGCTGCTCCTCTTCTACCTGGAGCAGTGTGAGGCCAACCTCACCACGCTCACCAACGCCATCGACGCCTTCTTCACTGCCGTCAGCACCAACCAGCCCCCAAAAATCTTCGTGGCCCACAGCAAGTTCATCATCCTCAGCGCCCACAAGCTCGTCTTCATCGGCGACACGCTGTCCCGCCAGGCCAAGGCGCAGGACGTGCGGCACAAGGTGACACATTACAGCAACCTCCTGTGTGAGATGCTCAAGGAGATCGTGGTGAGCACCAAAGCGGCCGCGCTGCACTACCCGTCGCCCGCCGCCTCCAAGGACATGGTGGAGCGCGTCAAGGACCTCGCCAACAGCACGCAGCAGTTCAGGATGGTGCTGGGCCAGCTGGCTGCCATGTGA
- the BCAR1 gene encoding breast cancer anti-estrogen resistance protein 1 isoform X3, with protein MNYLNVLAKALYDNVAESPDELSFRKGDIMTVLERNTQGLDGWWLCSLHGRQGIVPGNRLKILVGMYDKKQQQQQQQQAAGPGQGQAPPVPQPTLPYHHQGGYSPLSPASQYTAMHPSYVPQGDNVYLMPVPGKGQQGLYSGSAPAGQFPPAPAKQPPAFPKQTPPHAFPSAGQEIYQVPPSLSQAADAYPVSSASPPQEIYQVPPSVAQAQDIYQVPPSLDARSWEGPKPSGKVLLPTRVGQAYVYDAPKGEQDEYDFPRHLLSSGSQEIYDVPPARGALPSQVYDTPPMAVKGPNGQDPGQEIYDVPPSVEKNLHQTVYDVPPSVSKDVPDGPVREETYDVPPAFAKQKAFEPSRHPPVLTQQEPYLPEDVYDVPPAAGKAAPEPSLSHEIYDVPPSLKKLGGSAFPLQEVYDVPRDLHAPGKGSMDTEGEYIYDVPPQVDREAKAADTKRLSASSTGSTRSNISTSSLDTVPVKEPAKGAGREFSLDLDAAMEMLAKLQLGVSGAVSCLMSFISTNWRSPEHMETNAAGIRLAAEGVQTALRELLEFARGAVSNAAQASDRSLYAKLSKQLQKMEEVYQALGRHSQALDACHWAPSALVAGKPGTDDLELFVMYSRGVPDDTKQLASFLHGNASLLFKRTKPAPEGNGHGPTHPSDKASSIQSRPLPSPPKLLAQESPEGPYENHESGWMEDYDYVHLQGKEEFEKTQKELLEKGNIIRQSKDQLEHQQLKQFERLEQEVTRPIDNDLSNWSPPQHYGPVRGGGALCAADHQLLLFYLEQCEANLTTLTNAIDAFFTAVSTNQPPKIFVAHSKFIILSAHKLVFIGDTLSRQAKAQDVRHKVTHYSNLLCEMLKEIVVSTKAAALHYPSPAASKDMVERVKDLANSTQQFRMVLGQLAAM; from the exons ATGAACTACCTG AACGTGCTGGCCAAAGCGCTGTACGACAATGTGGCCGAGTCTCCGGACGAGCTCTCCTTCCGCAAAGGCGACATCATGACGGTGCTGGAGCGCAACACGCAGGGCCTGGACGGCTGGTGGCTCTGCTCGCTGCACGGCCGGCAGGGCATCGTGCCGGGGAACCGCCTCAAGATCCTGGTGGGGATGTACgacaagaagcagcagcagcagcagcagcagcaggcggccgggccggggcaGGGCCAGGCACCGCCAGTGCCGCAGCCCACGTTGCCGTACCACCACCAAGGGGGGTACAGCCCGCTGTCGCCCGCCTCGCAGTACACCGCCATGCACCCCTCCTACGTGCCCCAAGGGGACAACGTCTACTTGATGCCGGTTCCCGGCAAGGGCCAGCAGGGCCTGTATTCAGGCTCTGCACCCGCTGGACAGTTTCCCCCGGCTCCGGCCAAGCAGCCTCCAGCCTTCCCGAAGCAAACGCCGCCCCACGCCTTCCCCAGCGCCGGGCAGGAGATCTACCAGGTGCCGCCGTCCCTGAGCCAGGCGGCGGACGCGTACCCTGTGAGCTCGGCCAGCCCCCCCCAGGAGATATACCAGGTTCCTCCCTCGGTGGCTCAGGCTCAAGACATCTACCAAGTGCCCCCGTCTTTGGATGCGAGGAGCTGGGAAGGGCCCAAGCCCTCTGGAAAG gtgctgctgcccacccGCGTGGGGCAGGCGTACGTCTATGACGCCCCCAAGGGTGAGCAGGATGAATACGATTTTCCCCGCCACCTGCTCTCCTCGGGCTCCCAGGAGATCTACGATGTGCCGCCCGCGCGCGGTGCGCTACCCAGCCAG GTCTATGACACTCCCCCCATGGCAGTCAAGGGTCCCAATGGGCAGGACCCAGGGCAGGAGATCTACGACGTGCCCCCCAGCGTGGAGAAGAACCTGCACCAAACC GTATATGACGTGCCGCCCTCCGTCAGCAAGGACGTGCCAGACGGCCCCGTGCGGGAGGAGACGTACGACGTGCCCCCCGCCTTCGCCAAGCAGAAAGCCTTTGAGCCCTCCCGCCACCCCCCGGTGCTCACCCAGCAGGAGCCCTACCTGCCGGAGGATGTCTATGACGTGCCGCCGGCGGCCGGGAAAGCCGCCCCCGAGCCCTCGCTGTCCCACGAGATCTACGACGTGCCTCCCAGCCTCAAGAAGCTGGGGGGGTCAGCCTTCCCCTTGCAGGAGGTGTACGACGTGCCGCGGGACCTGCACGCCCCCGGCAAGGGCTCAATGGACACGGAGGGTGAGTACATCTACGATGTCCCACCGCAGGTGGACCGCGAGGCCAAGGCGGCTGACACCAAGCGTCTCTCGGCCTCCAGCACGGGCAGCACCCGCAGCAACATCTCCACCTCCTCGCTGGACACTGTGCCCGTAAAGGAGCCGGCCAAAGGGGCCGGCAGGGAGTTTTCCCTGGACTTGGATGCTGCCATGGAGATGCTGGCCAAGCTCCAGCTCGGCGTCAGCGGTGCCGTCTCCTGCCTCATGTCCTTCATCAGCACCAACTGGCGCAGCCCCGAGCACATGGAGACCAACGCTGCCGGCATCCGCCTGGCGGCTGAGGGCGTGCAGACGGCCCTccgggagctgctggagtttgCCCGGGGGGCGGTGAGCAATGCTGCCCAGGCCTCGGACCGCTCGCTGTACGCCAAGCTcagcaagcagctgcagaagatgGAGGAGGTCTACCAGGCCCTGGGGCGGCACAGCCAAGCGCTGGATGCGTGCCACTGGGCTCCCAGCGCCTTGGTGGCTGGCAAACCGGGCACGGACGACTTGGAGCTGTTCGTCATGTACTCGCGTGGCGTGCCCGATGACACCAAGCAGCTTGCCTCCTTCCTGCACGGCAACGCTTCTCTGCTCTTCAAACGGACAAAGCCGGCGCCCGAAGGCAATGGCCACGGGCCCACACACCCCTCTGACAAGGCCAGCAGCATCCAGTCACGGCCCCTGCCCTCCCCGCccaagctgctggcacaggagTCCCCCGAGGGCCCCTACGAGAACCACGAGAGCGGCTGGATGGAGGACTACGACTACGTGCACCTCCAG ggCAAGGAGGAGTTTGAGAAGAcgcagaaggagctgctggagaaaggcAACATTATCCGGCAGAGCAAGGACCAGCTGGAGCACCAGCAG CTGAAGCAGTTTGAGCggctggagcaggaggtgaCGCGCCCCATTGACAACGACCTGTCCAACTGGAGCCCTCCCCAGCACTACGGCCCTGTGCGGGGCGGTGGTGCCCTGTGTGCCGCCGACCACCAGCTGCTCCTCTTCTACCTGGAGCAGTGTGAGGCCAACCTCACCACGCTCACCAACGCCATCGACGCCTTCTTCACTGCCGTCAGCACCAACCAGCCCCCAAAAATCTTCGTGGCCCACAGCAAGTTCATCATCCTCAGCGCCCACAAGCTCGTCTTCATCGGCGACACGCTGTCCCGCCAGGCCAAGGCGCAGGACGTGCGGCACAAGGTGACACATTACAGCAACCTCCTGTGTGAGATGCTCAAGGAGATCGTGGTGAGCACCAAAGCGGCCGCGCTGCACTACCCGTCGCCCGCCGCCTCCAAGGACATGGTGGAGCGCGTCAAGGACCTCGCCAACAGCACGCAGCAGTTCAGGATGGTGCTGGGCCAGCTGGCTGCCATGTGA